GGAGGTAATGAAGGTCATGGGAACCTTGTACCTTATCCCTCTCTTTTTGAGTTCGTAGTGAAGCATTAAAGCGAACTCGTAAGCCGGTCCGAAACAGCTAACTCCGGGGATAGCACCTATTACGACCGGTCCGGGATTTGCGTAAAGTTCCTGGAGCTTCTTCTGAGTTTCTAGTGCGTGTTCAGCCGTACATATGGAGGTAGAGTTCTCTTCCTGTCCTTCCGCGCCGAAAACGAGCTTGGGTCCTGTAGCTATTACGAGGTAGTCGTACTCAATCTTCTTGCCGGACTGGGTCGTTACGGTGTTTGCGTCAGGGTCAATGGATTCGGCTTTTTCGTTTATAAACTCGATGTTGAACTTGGGAAGTAACGGTGCGAGTGGTACGGAAATGTCTTCAAACTTCCTCCATCCCATTGCGAGGTGGGGGAACGCAGGGGTAAATCCGAAGTAAGGCCTGTCGGAAATTAAGGTGATCTTAAGGTCGGGCATTAAGTTCCTGAGGTTGTAAGCGGTTGCTATACCGCCTACTCCTCCTCCTATTACTACAACGTGCTTAGCCATTTGCCTACCTCCATTCGTAAATACTAACCTAATTAATTATATAAGGAGAACTTTTTGAACTATGAAAAACAGTTATTATAAGATTTGCTTATCTCTACATAATGCCCTTTTATACATTAAGAAGTATTAAGGAATTCAAAATATAAATGAAGATTTAAATCTGGTTAGGAGGTGAAGAATGGCTCACACTGAAACCATGCACCACGAAGAAGTAAGTGTCTGGCCATTTGTGATCGGTATGGGGATGTTATTCGCACCGATAGCCTTGACCGCTTACTTTGCGTGGCAAAACCACATGGCCGGACTCGTACTGGGAGGGTTGTCCCTAATCCTGATACTCTTCGGAGCTGCAGGTTGGGCAAACGAACACTTTACAAAGGATCGTGAACACGGACTGGGAGCACTGGGAACGTACTTCTTCATAATCACGGAAGCTGTAATATTCGGAACGATGTTCGCAGCCTACTACACCGCAAGGGTAACTCACGCTCACGAGTGGGCAAACTGGGTTCCTGAAGGTATAAGCCTAGCAATGGCAGGACTGCTTACCTTAATCCTGTGGGCATCTAGTTACACCATATGGAAAGCAGAAACAATACTTGAGGAAGAAGGTAATAATGGAAAAGCTCTCAAGTGGGTATTCTTCACCTTTGTACTGGGACTGCTCTTCGTAATCCTTCACGTAAACGAGTGGAAGCACCTCTGGCATGAAGGATTTACCTTAAGCTCCAACATGTACGGAACTGGATTTTACGCACTCACGGGACTCCACACTTCACACGTCCTCCTCGGACTTATAATGCAACTCTACTGTATGTGGCTTCTTGCAACCGGTAAGATGACTCAACTGAGACCTACGGTTCTCAGGGCTACTTCTGCATATTGGCACTTCGTAGACTTCATGTGGCTCCTCGTAGCAGGTTCTGTTTACATAATCGGAACCTTAGGGGTGTAAGATGAGAATTCTTCTCTCTTTCCTCTTTCTTATTACTCTTGTTTTCGGAGGAGCTGTTGGACCTTCCAACAAAGCATTTGATGACAACGATATGTTCAATCCCGAAATACTAAAAATCAATGAAAAACAATACCTCGGAAATTTTGTTCCGAATGTTGAAGTAATCTTAGAAGACGGAACGAAAACGGATCTGTACACCTTAATAAAAGAAAAACCCACTATACTCCTTCTTTCCTACTACACCTGTGAGGGTACCTGCCCTGTAAGGGTTGACAACTTAAAGAAGTTAATCGACGAAACGGATTTAAAAGACAGAGATTTTATGGTTCTCAACCTCTCTTTTGACGAGAGGGATGACCTCCAAACTTTGAAGGAATTTGTAAAACTACACGGGCCTTTCACTAAACACTGGGTGTTCGGAATAATCGATAAAGAAAATATAGAAAAACTTACTAACTCCGTAGGGTTCAAGTTCTTCTTCGTGGAGAGGGACAAGACATTTGTGCATCCAAACGTTTACATCTTCCTTTCCCCTGAAGGGAGGATAACGAGGTATCTCTGGGGAGTAAAGCCAAGCTACAGAGATGTGAGAATAGCCCTTGCGGAAAGTACACAAAACAAGATAACTGTAAACTCCATAGTAGATCTCGCTTACATAGCCTGTTTTACTTACGATCCTTCAAGGAGTAGATACGTCATAAATCCGACTTTGCTCTTTGGTGGTATTGGTTTTTCTGCTTTAGGTTTGGTCGTGCTATCTGGTCTTTTGATGAATAAACTTAGGAAGAAGGAGGTGTAGTCATGGAGCAAGTTATTGCACTGCCCTATAAGTGGTGGGCAGAGGCTGTAACTGTCTGGCTTATAGTAGCCGTAGTGATCTATTTAATCGTCGCAATACCGGGTATTTACTTCATCTACAAGT
The genomic region above belongs to Aquifex aeolicus VF5 and contains:
- a CDS encoding cytochrome c oxidase subunit 3, which encodes MAHTETMHHEEVSVWPFVIGMGMLFAPIALTAYFAWQNHMAGLVLGGLSLILILFGAAGWANEHFTKDREHGLGALGTYFFIITEAVIFGTMFAAYYTARVTHAHEWANWVPEGISLAMAGLLTLILWASSYTIWKAETILEEEGNNGKALKWVFFTFVLGLLFVILHVNEWKHLWHEGFTLSSNMYGTGFYALTGLHTSHVLLGLIMQLYCMWLLATGKMTQLRPTVLRATSAYWHFVDFMWLLVAGSVYIIGTLGV
- a CDS encoding SCO family protein codes for the protein MRILLSFLFLITLVFGGAVGPSNKAFDDNDMFNPEILKINEKQYLGNFVPNVEVILEDGTKTDLYTLIKEKPTILLLSYYTCEGTCPVRVDNLKKLIDETDLKDRDFMVLNLSFDERDDLQTLKEFVKLHGPFTKHWVFGIIDKENIEKLTNSVGFKFFFVERDKTFVHPNVYIFLSPEGRITRYLWGVKPSYRDVRIALAESTQNKITVNSIVDLAYIACFTYDPSRSRYVINPTLLFGGIGFSALGLVVLSGLLMNKLRKKEV